The genomic window GTTCGTCATCGGGCCGACGGCGCAGATGGTGATGTCCTCGCCGTACTCGCGGGCCTGCTGGACGATGAACTCCGCGCCGTGGGCGTCTATCGCCTCCGTCGTCGGCTCCGAGAGGTCGCCGCGGATGCCGTTCTCGCCGTGGATCCACTCCGCCGTGTCGAACGTGCCCTCCATCGGCTCGGCCGCGCCGCGGGCGACCGGCACGTCGGTCCGGTCGAACCGCTCCAGGATCGCCAGCGCGTTCCGCGTGGTGTTGTCGACGGTGGAGTTCCCCCCGACGGTGCTCATGCCGGCGACCTCGATGTCGGGGTGGCCCAGCGCCATCGCGATCATCACGGCGTCGTCGCTACCCGGGTCTACGTCAAGGTGTACTCGTGTCGCCATGTACCCACCGTGGCGGGGCAGGGGTAATAATTTACTGCCCGTTCGGCCCTGTCAGTCCAGAAACGACCGCACGTCCTCGAGGGTCGGCGACTCGGCGTGTGCCCCCGTCACGGTGCAGTTGAGCGCGGCGAGGGCGCTCGCGAAGCGCCCGACTTCGTCCAGCGGCAGGTCGTCGAGGACCCACGCGTGGATCAGGCCGGCCGTGAAGGCGTCGCCCGCTCCGGTCGTGTCCGTGACTGCCACGTCGAACGCGGGGACGTGGCGGACCGACTCCTCGTCGAACAGGTAGACGCCATCGGCCCCGCAGGTGACCGCGCCGGCGGTGAAGCCCCGCGCGACGAGGGCGGCACAGCAGTCCTCCGGCCCGTCGTCGGTTTGCAGGTACGACCGGACCGAGGTCAGGTTGCCGACGAACCGTGCGATATCGGGAGCGAGGTCGTCGAGCGCCGCCCGCGTCAGACCGCGGTCGGTCAGGTCGGTGAACTCGCCGGCGAGGTCGTACACCAGCGGCGTGTCCAGCGCGGCGAGCGTCTCGACCGCGTCGAGCGGCGCGTACGCCGAGGTGAACGCCGCGTCGGCGGCCGCGACGGTCGCCACGTCCGCGTCGGTGAGCGAGAGTTCGAGCGCCGACTCCCCGCCGCCGATGATCGCCCGGTTCCCCTCCGGGTCCGTGAGCACGAGGCAGTACGAGGTCCGCACGCCGGGGACCCGGTGGACCGTCACGTGGTCGATGGGCGACCCGTCGAGCCTGTCGAGCACGTCGTCGCCGTCGTCGTCGTCGGCGACGCAGGAGACCAGCCCCGTCTCGTGACCGAGCCGGGCGAGTATCGTCGCCACGTTCGTCTCGACGCCGCCGAGCCGACGCTCGTACTCCCGGACGAACGCGCCCTCGTCGGGGCCGGGGAGGTTCGTCAGGTGGTAGGTGTGGTCGATGAGCGTGTTGCCGACCGCGACGACTCGGGGGTCGCTCACGGTCACTCCGCCGCGTTCCGCGCGGCCTCGGCGAACGCCCGCACCTTCTCGGGGTCCTTCCGCGCCTCGCTCGCGGAGGTGTGGGTGTACGAGTCGACGCCGGCCGGCCGGACCGCCCGCACGGCGTCGGCGACGTTGTCGGGGGACAGTCCCCCGGCGAGGATCGTCGGCGTCCCCGTGGCCTCGACGACCCGCCGGCTCACCGACCAGTCGTGGGTCTCGCCGGACGCGCCGATCCCCTCGACGGCGTCGGTCGCCGTGTCGAGGAGGAACCAGTCGCAGACGGGGTCGAGCCGCTCGGCGACGCCGACCGTCTCCTCGCCGACCACGTCGAGCGCCCGCATCACGTCCGTCGACGCCGGGAGCGCCTCGCGTATCTCGCGGACCTGGTCGACGGTCAGGGCGTCCACGTCGGGACAGAGATGGAGGATGTCCGGGTCGACGTCCTCGGCGTACGTGAGGATGGGGTCGACCTCGGTCTCGACCGTGAGCGCGACCGTGGCCATTCCGTCGGGCGTCGCCTCGAACAGCGTCCGGGCCTGCTCGTTGGATATCGAGGCCGGGAGGTCCTGACCCCCCGCGGCGACGCCGACGTGGTCCACGCCCGCGTCCGCACACGCCTGCACGTCGTCGACCGTCGTCAGCGAGTAGATCTGAACTATCACGACAGCCGATTTCGAGGCGACTACAATAAGGGTCACGGGCGGGTCAGGATCGACGGCTGATCCGATTCCGTCGCGATTTCGCATCATACTCAAGGTTTTTATGCTGCTATGCAAACGTACACCATGAATGACGTTCACACTGACCGAGGACCGGCTAGTCGAGACGATGCGGACCCAGGCGACGATCGGCGGGACCGAAAACGGCGGCCTCCACCGGCTCGCCCTCTCTGACGAGGACCGCGAGGTCCGCGACTGGTTCATGGCGCAGATGGAGGCGGCCGGGCTGGAGACGCGCGTCGACGAGTTCGGCAACATGTTCGGACGGCGGGCGGGCGCGGACCCGGACGCCGACCCCGTACTCGTCGGATCGCACCTCGACTCGCAGCCGTACGGCGGCATCTACGACGGCGCGCTCGGCGTCGTCGCCGCGCTCGAACTGGTGCGCGAACTGAACGACCGGGATATCACGACCGAGCGCCCGGTCGAAATCGTCAACTGGACCAACGAGGAGGGGTCCCGCTTCCAGCCGGCGATGCAGGGCAGCGGCGTCTGGGCCGGTGCCCACGACATCGAGGCGGAGTACGCGAAGACCGACGTCGACGGCACGGCGCTCGGGGACGAACTGGAGCGGATCGGCTACAGGGGCGACGTTCCCGCCGAACCGCGGGAGGCGTACGACGCCTACCTCGAACTCCACGTCGAGCAGGGGCCGTATCTGGAGGAGTGGGGCAGCGACGTCGGAGTCGTCACCGGCATCGTCGGGTTCGTCTGGGGCGCGACCACGTTCCACGGCGAGGCCGACCACTCCGGGCCGACGCCGATGCACTACCGCGAGGACGCGCTCGTCGCGGCGGCCGACGTTATCGGGGGGGTCCGGCGCATCCCCGGGACGCTCGGCGAGCGCACCGTCGGGACTGTCGGCTACATGGACGTGTCGCCGAACTCCATCAACGTCATCCCGGACGAGGTGACGTTCACCTGGGGCTTTCGCGACCCGGACCCGTCGGTGCTGGACGAGGCGAAGGCGCGGGTGCTCCACGAGTGCGAGGCCGCGGCCGAGCGCGAGGGCGTCGACTGGGAGTGGGAGGACCGGATGCGCGTGGACCCGGTCCACTTCGCCGACCGCTGTGTCGACGCCGTCGAGGACACGGCGACCGGCCTGGGGTACGACGCGAGCCGCATCTTCAGCGGGGCCGGCCACGACGCCACGCACGCCAACGCCGTCTGCGACACGGCGATGGTGTTCGCCGTGAGCGAGGACGGCAAGAGCCACAACGAGGACGAGTACACGAGCTGGGCGGACTGTTACAGGGCGGCCAACACGGTCGCGGGGGCGGCGCTGGAACTGGCGGGACGGGCCGACTGAATCGCTCTCCTCCGACCGAATTCAGGGCGACCAGTCCGGGATCTCCCGTTCGAGGAACTCGCCGTGCCCGCGGTCGGCGACTATCTCGCCGTCGTCGGCGACCAGGGTCCCGCGGACGAACGTCTTCGTGACCCGTCCGGTCACCTCGCGGCCCTCGTAGATCGAGAAGTCGGCCTTCGACTCGTTGTCCTCGGCGGCGACGGTGTACGTCTCGTCCGGATCGAACAGGACCACGTCCGCGTCGGTACCGGGGTCTAACGTCCCCT from Halostella salina includes these protein-coding regions:
- a CDS encoding carbohydrate kinase family protein produces the protein MSDPRVVAVGNTLIDHTYHLTNLPGPDEGAFVREYERRLGGVETNVATILARLGHETGLVSCVADDDDGDDVLDRLDGSPIDHVTVHRVPGVRTSYCLVLTDPEGNRAIIGGGESALELSLTDADVATVAAADAAFTSAYAPLDAVETLAALDTPLVYDLAGEFTDLTDRGLTRAALDDLAPDIARFVGNLTSVRSYLQTDDGPEDCCAALVARGFTAGAVTCGADGVYLFDEESVRHVPAFDVAVTDTTGAGDAFTAGLIHAWVLDDLPLDEVGRFASALAALNCTVTGAHAESPTLEDVRSFLD
- a CDS encoding Zn-dependent hydrolase, whose protein sequence is MTFTLTEDRLVETMRTQATIGGTENGGLHRLALSDEDREVRDWFMAQMEAAGLETRVDEFGNMFGRRAGADPDADPVLVGSHLDSQPYGGIYDGALGVVAALELVRELNDRDITTERPVEIVNWTNEEGSRFQPAMQGSGVWAGAHDIEAEYAKTDVDGTALGDELERIGYRGDVPAEPREAYDAYLELHVEQGPYLEEWGSDVGVVTGIVGFVWGATTFHGEADHSGPTPMHYREDALVAAADVIGGVRRIPGTLGERTVGTVGYMDVSPNSINVIPDEVTFTWGFRDPDPSVLDEAKARVLHECEAAAEREGVDWEWEDRMRVDPVHFADRCVDAVEDTATGLGYDASRIFSGAGHDATHANAVCDTAMVFAVSEDGKSHNEDEYTSWADCYRAANTVAGAALELAGRAD
- a CDS encoding phosphoribosylanthranilate isomerase, encoding MIVQIYSLTTVDDVQACADAGVDHVGVAAGGQDLPASISNEQARTLFEATPDGMATVALTVETEVDPILTYAEDVDPDILHLCPDVDALTVDQVREIREALPASTDVMRALDVVGEETVGVAERLDPVCDWFLLDTATDAVEGIGASGETHDWSVSRRVVEATGTPTILAGGLSPDNVADAVRAVRPAGVDSYTHTSASEARKDPEKVRAFAEAARNAAE